The DNA segment CAGATGTATACGCATATCTGCCAGacaaaaagtaagaagaaaatcagaaaaaataagCACTCATTTCCTCAAGAAATAAGACCTAACGGAACCACAATGCGACCAGATAACAACATATCATATGTCAAGGGCAGAATGCATAGCCTTATTGGTTTTAAAAACTACCTGATAATAAACAACATATTACGAAATAGCAAGAAATGACAAGCATGACAAGAAGATACAATCCTACAATCCGGGTCACTTCCTttcaaataatttatgtattcTTTTGGCAGTGGATTTAGACATAGCAAGTGCAGTAAAGCATGGTTGGGGCCACTCTGGTGATGTTTGTTGGAcctaattttattattttattttatcatcaatgcATGGCGGTGAGGGGGGCAAGGAGGGCGACCACCCCTATATCTTGCCAAgaagtgagaaaaaaatcagtagaaaattaaagaaagggaaacaagagaaataaaaaaaaaataactgtgTTTAATTCTGTTATTCACTCGGAAATTTTACGCCATCTTTAGTGTATTTAATGTAGTCTTTACAGAGGTTTGAGGGGCAATTTTgcatcattttcaatatattttcggAATTCCCAAAACTAAAGAGGGGGACGGACAATAGACTTTCTAGAAGAGGGGCTAAGGGAGGGCGCCCCCTCCTCCTATTAACCCTACTTATTCATTACAATATGGATAAAAACACTGAGCAATTCAAATGTCGTGCACAACTTTCAATCGTACCTCTGCAAAGATTCACAAGACTTTAAAACGTAACAAAGGCCCCCTTCTCCCCTACAAATATCTAATCATCTTGAACCCACGCCCTTGATGGATTCTAATTCACGTTAGACTTTACTTTTGTTGCCAAGCATAGAAATAGCAAAGACAGATATACTTAACTCGATAAAAGCTCTTGAGGGTTTTAAAGAGGCTGAGAGTGATGACAGACGCGGAAGCACCCCTATGAATTACTGCCTTTAATTCTTAGATCATCGATGCACGCAACAGAATTTGAATGTACTTTCTTTGCCGCTTCCAGAATTCGACAAAATCACTAGGGTACAGAGAGGGGAAGGAACTTGACGGGGCCATGGACCCcatgcatgtattacaaatTACTATATTGAAATGAGCAAAACCCGtataaatattctattttgCTGCATTTCAAGGTATGAATTGATGAAAGAAtctaataataaatgaatatttaaaatatattaaagatTCTAAAAACCgatgttaaaaaatattcatgatattgcttTTGGAATACTGATGAACTATGATTGATTCTACCAAATCGtgtttttcgggggggggggggggctttctcGTTCACTTTCCCAGAGGCCTTTTGATTGAATTATTACCCTTTTCTATTAAATTATTGTGCTAAACCATGATCGGTTAATAGAACTAGCCATTAGTGTGGAATACAGTAAACTAATCACGTGATAgatttcagccaatcataattatgtttaggATCTATATCACCATTTTATAATAAAGATACGCAACATCTCCCAGGTCTCTCTGTTTTACAACTGAGAAATTGGCTCAGACATGAATTGATAATGAAGTACTTTCCGTTATGTAATTACCAATTAAATCAAGGACCCGCTGAAGAATGATCAGTTGCCTGGAAGAAGAATGGTATCTCTGTCGCGAGTGCATATGAACCGGaccttttgcattttctatctACAACGCaccgattcctttgaaaatgcaaggcATATCACAATGGAgtgctgagaggcttttgtcgaatgTTAGTGGAACGGGACAGTATCGAAATCTCTTGAatctggacaacgacatatttgcagctgttcgtccggtgcaaatcgtcggatgatctgctgtcccagtccaccaatttttcctatttttactgCCCTCTCGCGTCGGGTGCATAAGTACTGATAAAAGGAAATTCGCAGCCGGGGCTAGTTTCAATAAGCTTTGCCTTTTCTAGCCCCTGCTACATTGATGTCTTCATACGGCTTTTTCATCCTTGGCCGATAACAGGCCTCAGTGATCACAACTCAATAACCCGAGCGATTGGCGATTTAAACCAGTGAGTGTAAAATTTCATAACAGgagaaaaataattgattttaaagGGAAGGTCGGGATTCGAATGGACAACCTTCTATGGAAGAGCACTTATCGCTCGCTCTGCTCATTGGCGTTTTGGAAGCGGTGCATGGCGCTCTTCCTCCCAGCGTGTAAAGGGGAGACTTTCATAAAATGACTTGTCGGATATTTCATCCGACAAAATTTTTTAATTCGACAGTAATAGTGCTTCTAagccaattaaaatcaaggaaaattgtcagatctgacaatatATCTGATGACAACAAATTTGTCTGATGAAACGCTCCAAGAAATAGCGCTCCCTTTCGACAAGAAATTGCCAGCGCTGAAAACTTTTCTCTCGCGAAATctcgtagaaaaaaaatccctgcaCGGGGAAGCACCTGGCCATAAAGAGAGGGGAAGAAGTTTGGAGATCATAACATCCTGTTTTGATCACACGATGACGCACTTAATAAGACAGTGGGTTGTTccaaatcttttcattgtatttcatttaaatGGTTTGGGTGTGATGGTGTTACGGCAGAGCTGTATTCGGCTCGCTAATTCACGTTGATGAAAGGTTACAGtgtaaaacgctgtttaaagTTATAATCACGttgttgtttaagcccgtcactgtaacaaatcatttttttattaaatttttttaagttattaacagtttaaaacaagttgatttaagttttaaacaagtttgctaaaacaattgaaaaaaaggttaaaacATCTTTTACATCTTATACAGCGTGTCATATTTTTGCTACGTATACGTtcttatttcatcaataaataaattcaagATAGTTATAATAACTAAGTACGATTTGCCACTCAGTCGGTACTAACCTATTCAATAATAATCTTGCCTCCTTATTTATAGCCAATGGATAATTAGTATTCACGAGGCTATATTCGTAGCAAActgattatgaatattcatgctgATGTATCGAAAGCATGCTTATATGAATACCCATGATGCTACattcatttttgtatttattattttcatgattggcTGTTGGAGTGAAATATAATAGGAATTCAATTTCGGTGTTAGTGTATGTATGTATTCGTGATACATTTCCACAGCCTCTAATACACTACGAATAAggaattaataaaaagaaagcaatgtcgaataataatctttatccTTCAGAAACCTAAATAACTTGCTCTAATTTTTAGTCATTAATTGCAAAGTTGACTCTTTATAACATAGGTCAAATCctgcagtgtttttttttcacatgtttttttaacGATTCATACATCCCTAAGTAATGCACCAATTAAAAGACTCCAAACCCATTACCATTtggaattttgtttttcatgataaaattgaattattagcAGATTGAGAACTTGCACGATCTCCATTACCAAACAGACGTTCTTGCCAATCGTTGTGGTTTCGTGTTTAAGTCGTAAATAAATCACCCCTATTATATTTCCACAGGATTCAAACGTACTAATCGTCCATCTGATTGGAGCATTTCTCTTGTTCGTGATGGGAACCGCCTATTGCGTCACGCATACCATCATCTCATACAAACTCTACCCACAATACAACACGATGTTGCTCTGCCGGTTGCGACTGGTCATCACCACGACAACGGCGGTATCGATGATAATCAGTATCCTTTTTTCGATAATACGATACTTTAGATAGCTTGAGATGTTGAAAGAGGAGatgaaatgtttatattaaagagaaattcgtAGACtctgtaaaatacaaaatatattctttAAGTCATCTTAATCTTTGCAAGCGCAAAGCAGGGGGGTTATTTCAAATTGTTGGAAGGAAATTATGCGTTTTACTCATTTTCACCCCACCCTTTCTCccaattctctctctctctcgttctACAACTTCTACTCCCTCTCTTTCACGCACATCTCACAAACTTTTTTTACACTCGCCAACCAACCCATGCGTGCACACGCACACCCTCCTTTACTCACGCACACCCCCACACACTAACTCTCTATccatccctctttctctctccgtCTCTCCCTGTTCCTATCCCCCTCTCCCTATCTACCTCTTTCACCCACTCCccttctctatctctctctcttccatcATCATCTCTCCGTCACGCTGACTGACTGTAACGATGGCGTGACGTAACGGATCACTGCACGCTAAGTACACCCATCCCATTATTGTCATCACCTGTTCTAATCACAGGTACCCTCCATTTGACACCTGTCTGCTCAGGTAACCTCCCCAGAGATCCGGCGAGACGTACCCCTTGCCCACCGATGGGGTACTCTGATTAAGAATCAGACCCCTTTCACATTGATAAGTTCACTCGAGAAAATTACTGTTAAAAACTAGTCCTTATAAAACTtctcattttcaattcattacTAGCATTTGAGTAAAAATTTCACCTATCCAAATTCAGGGAACGTGAAATCACTTACTGCACGAGGAATAGGCTTATGCTTATACTGCATCTGAACATGGACCTAtatgtaataggtccatgatctgAACATGCCAAGTTACATTTTGAAGGGAAATCGGTCGCAATCCTCGAATGATCTGCACGGGtttgtgggggaggggggagggggtgtgtgtaattacaggggggggggggcgtttggTACTAAACATAAAACTGTAactagtatacatctctatggtacTAAATCACCATCTTTCTTTAATAgaaattcagttcaattcaattcagatGCTGCTACAATGTATATGAAATGAACAAAGGGGGTAGCACCTCGAGAACCTTAAAGATCACAAGcacaaaactgaaaataacTGGTTTAAATCATGGATTCTTCAAATTAAATtataaaatgttgaaaagatCGGGAATGCTGACACATTCACTTTGCACGACTAACCAGTGTAAGAAATGATtaattaaaattgataaatggaaagaaataataGTTATTTTCTTTCGCTTTCTGAAGCTACAAAAAACTCTTCACTATCATTTTTATCAGTGAAACAGAATGTTGAGTTAAATGCAGTGTACAAAACCagttttctactgaaaattcaCAAGGTATGGATGCAACTGATATTGAAATCCTCGAATTACCAATCTTTTGCGGAAGAGACGTAAATATCGGATCTCAAGCGCTTATAGCGTCTGATCCGTGATTTGATGTAATCGCATAAAACCATAATGACCTAATAAAAGTGATCCACATCATAATATTATTTGTTACTGTTAAACTACAGATTGTAGGCCTTCATATTAGTATGGAGTACTGAAGTTTAGTCTTATGTATATTATGGtaatttctccttttctttgaTTGTAGTTAAACTTTATCAAACTTTCGAAAGTGAGATTTAAATGGATTCCATGTACCTTTAACTTTCTATTGTGTTCtcataaaatcaaatttctatTCGTGTTGATGGATtagaaacatttattttttatgatccCTTATCAATCATTTTGTCACTTGAAAATGACATAAACACATGGGCCACATTTAGATGACTATCCCTTTAATTCCTGCTTTTGACACGTTTCTCTGGCATTCACTTTCAGATGTGAGTTACGTAATCCGAATTATGAATTTACCTTAGCCTTGTtgcaaaacatacattttcCTGTATTTCGTTTCATCCTTTTTATTTGAATCGGAATTTCTCTTTCGCCAAAGGAAGACAGCGAGATACTCAGCCCAAACTCAATGATAGATATTTATTTCCGATCGTGGCAAAAATAGATGAccaatattataggcctattgaaCTGGGGTATAATGTCATCTTGACCTTGTTAGCGCCCCTGTGTATTTTGTTCATATATTGTTAACcattttctatctttcttttattttcgcCTTTGGTATTTTAGTTTGttgtttcttctttcccactgaGAGTTTGTGGCTTAATCATTTATTcctttctgactttctttctttaaatcaTCTTATCAAATTGTGActattctgtttttctttttttttatgttttcattttcttccgcctttttctttctttatttcattttattccattCATTCTGTTTACCTTTCCTAATtaatttttgcattttcttctacatttctgtttttctttcttcattcgtttttgtgtatttttgttcGTCTGTTTGTAGCTTTACTCCACTTTTGTTCGTCccctattttgtttcattttcccttgttttttgtctctttctttttttaatcatgattcatTCATGCACttaaatttgactttaaaaaaatctgagctagaaggtaaCACTTGTCACTTGTGTCTgtgaaatattacaaaaatgaagcccagaaaaaattgagttcgaaaatcaatatttagtgcttcaaaaattgaaatataacgTGACCGGAAAcactatcttaatttcatcccgtacacttatgtgtactatctaggtgtctataagacgcctatttacaaaatcggggtttgccttgtagttttagcttttcattctcaataatgattgttttcagggtttattagttctaatacatgcacttgtacacatgtttcatcttggtttgagaattttttaaatcggctactcacaaagttaaacaatacctttaatcttCCAGCTACAATCTTTATCTTAAATTAACATTATATTTCAAACTTGTCCATCAAAtattcttttatcttttattatttacaaGTATGATTATCAGAAAAGCGATATGTACCTTGGATaacattgaaataatttctCAAGATCTGTACTATTAATCCCTCCAAAGGATTTCAATTACATGTAGCATGATTAGATTTAACACAATTCCGAGCTTGCGGACTTGCAACCATCAATACCCAATTATCCCAATATCAAAAATCCGCAATTGTAAACTGAGATGAAAATCAAAAGCGTCCGAAGGTCATGTGATGTGATTCTAGTATCTCTCGGACatcatgtgacgtcatcaaaatcaatataaaagTCACATGTGAGCTTCGTCACAATCCAATGTTTTAGCTtacattatgacgtcatttctaATAAAAGTTCTTCGAGTTACTTGCCAAGCTCAGCGTTTGTAGAAAAGTTGTGTTAGGTCAATTGGGTGGATGAACAAAGGACTTTTCTAAAGTATACTCAATTTGAATGTTTCATTCCTAACATTCAGTATGTGCAAGACATACATGcttaataataattcaaaagtttattCGATATTTTATTGGTGTTAATAAATGTATCTTACATcgaaacatatatattttttgtctttaagCCTATATTTGGTGTGCTGTGAGAGCGGGTCCTCTAACAACAATGACAGTTGTTTTTTACAGTAACTGGGGTGTTAAAATAACAGAGAGCCACATTGgagttttcagaatacactGTACAGAGATCGAACGTACCATAGCGTGTacatgtaacaaccaaaggaaTTGGATTATCACCCACAGGTGTTGAGCTAACACCAAAATGTAACACCGAATTAAAATGACAAGTGCAATCCTAAACACCAATAAACACTACCTGTTTTGCTATGtgcattcaacatgttcaaaactaATGGTGTAACTTTATAGGGTGctgtcctctattaacaccgcGACTTATTTCTAATATAGTGTATCgctttgtgacgtcacatgaaCTTGGTTGTAATACTTGTGCCAACATCTGACCACTTGCCACGGTAGGATTCCTCTAATATAGGATAATGATATCCCTTTCATTGgtaattatatcattatattGTCATCCCATGGGAGTGTATTAAGGCCGAATGTACGCTAATTGACGTCAATTTGTGGATGTGGTAGGAAGGTTTCTTGAAAACTTTTGGCCAAGCGAATCAAGAGTTTCCATCAATCTTTGGCCatttcaaggaaaaaaataaccCTGGCATTAAGGTGGTTTcaagaaaaagcagaaataGCAGAAATAATAGAGAGACATCAGTACTATTGAATATTCAACGACAATCCATCAAATCATAACAGACTTGTGCATACTTGacattttgtgacgtcacatgcgagcaCCTGTATGTCATATGTTCAGGATATATTGCCTAAGTTCAccaaatttcttattttgttgtatggtttctttttttgttgttgttaaaaCTGAAAACGATTTTACCTCGTTCCTTTTAGTGGGAGATTTACCCcttacattcattgttttaagAGTGTTCCCTTATATAAACACATAGAGCACATACCGTGATTGGCTGAATATTGATACAGAATAAACGGATAAGTCATTAAGTTatcaataacaaataataatttttattaacatttttttctggttcTTGAATCGAGGATTGATTATTGGGCATTCGGTTAACATGACGAAACTCTTTAAAGACAAGATCGAAGGAAACATTAATACAAACTACAGATCGCCCTTTTCCCATACAATCATACTTCAGCCTCTTTGGAAATGACATGCACATGTTAGTAAatctgttttactatccataaCGTCATAATGACGTCAAGTTTAAATGTGATGACATATCTCGTGAACTGAGAGGTGGTGAGACAGAATAGGACATGCGAtacataaatattcatattgaGTTGATTGAATGACCTAAACCCAATCAGTgaacatgataatgatgaatatgcaaatggaaattgaaataaatgattgacCTTAACCCAATGACcatgataaagataaatattcATATGGAACTAGAAGTAAATTATTGGCTTTCACCCAATGAACTTAATGATGAATATGCATATGGAAATAGAAGTATGATTATGACTGGCCTTAACCCAAtggtcatgataatgatgaattttcatatagaaatgaaatttgtttattAACTTAATGAACATATAATGATTAATTCTTTATATGGAAATAGatgtataattatgattgaCCTTAACTCAATGcccatgataataatgaatatttatatagaaatagaaataactGATTGATCTTCACCCAATGAAcattataatgatgaatattcatatggaaatatatgtataatatgATTGACCTTAACTCAATGcccatgataataatgaatattcatatagaaatagaaataactGATTGATCTTCACCCAATGAAcattataatgatgaatattcatatggaaatatatgtataattatgattgaCCTTAACTCAATGcccatgataataatgaatatttatatagaaatagaaataactGATTGATCTTCACCCAATGAAcattataatgatgaatattcatgtagaaatatatgtataattatgattgaCCTTAACCCAATGCCGATGGTAATGATGAACATTCatatagaaatgaaatgaaattattaaagtaatgaacataaattataatgataaataattaaatttaaTGATTAACCTTGGTTTATTTGCCatataatgatgaatatttatatcggaataaaatcaaattatttaccTTAATCTAACTACCATATAATGATGAATATTACTATCGAAATAGAATGTAGTGATTGACCTTAACCCAAGTGACCCCACAGGTATCATAACAGGTGTAATAGCTGAGATGCTTTGGTATCATACACACGGTGACCATACGAGAGATCGATCACAGGTGCATTGGGGACCAGAAGATGGGGTAAGTAATAATCACTAGAGTACATACGGGGGAGGCAGGAGGGCAGTCTGCCCCTTCCCCTGACGAGTCATACCCCATCCAAAGGACCtatctctgccccccccccctgacgagcttgaagaccatttggggggggggcttgtcaatttttttctggtacgaaatcctatatttgtTTTTCACCATTTActattttgtctaattttcaGTTAGGCCATGCCTTTCATCTAATTGGCTTAAAATGGCCAACAGGTTgacatattcatgatattgacGTCCCTTCTCCTTTAGTCCAGGAACAGATAGGGAAATGGTACATTTAACTTGATTGATAATATAATACGTCCTGTTGTTTTACCATGTAATAAACCCGTTTCCATTGCCACCAACTTCTTCCTTAAGTAGAGAGGAGGATCTTCCCCCAGAAATTTAGGAAACATAATTTACGATTGTATTTTAACAAAATTCCAACAAAATGTGCCCTGCGGTCCACAACCTTGAATCTAAAcctatctaaaaaaatatttttcttctgcCTGTTTGGTTCGCAACCTTGCTTCTATGAAGGACTTCTCTTCtgttaaaatttaattttccccaccccctccccgcTACTAGGGGCTGGGGATCCTGCGTCCGGCAACGGCCACGATCATTTCTCCCAGCATTCCTCAGAGAACAAGATGAATAATGATACAGAAAACTCTCATTGATTTGGGATGATCAAAAGAAATAATTGCCAAGCTCCTGGAGAACCTTCTACCATCCCTTTTTTTACAGGACTGTCAGTCCTGTGGACTTTCTCAAGCCAAGTGATAAGTCTCGTACAATGCTACGTGGGGTCTTTGGCtctgtttttttaattactgaGTCACTGCATGGGCCAAAAATGGGTGACAAACTGACGATCGATAACCCATCCTGTTCATGCCCAGAAAGGTGAAAGAGTGGCTGTGGATAAAAAGGGATTAACCAAGTAGTTAATCCTGTTAATAGAGAGATTCTCCAGATATGTGATTAAcacaccatggacctattacaaatAGGTCCATGAACAGATGAAATCATGAAGCCACAAACCTCAGACAAGACAGCATTGTGTTTGTGACCACACTGAAAACTTGGCTTGAGAAAGTCCATAAGAGTGGATGAAAGCTAGtaaaaaatactaataatgttgaagaaaaaaaatcataaacattattttataagatgaaatgttatcattttatttcgtGAAAGTTTAAAGTATGTTCGTGATCGTTATTTCAGTCTTCTTGCTTTTGTTTCTTCTCTTTCAGGGCTACATTCCTCATCTAATAAGTGCCTTTGCGGAATGGGTAATGAGCATAGCCCTCATGGTCTTTTATCTCACCTACACCAAGGAGTTCTTCAACCTACAACTCCACATCATGGTCTCACAATGCGACTTACCCGATGCTCTATGGATCACCTGTCGCGAGGTCCTCTCTCCCCCGATCCGTACCCCGTCCCAACGCCCTACAAGGATCCGTGATGGCGGAGATGATGAGATCTTGGACGCCGAGATGGCGGAGGAGGGCGTGATCCCGCGTCCCTGTTGTCATAGGAACAGCCAAGAGTCGACTCGGTCGACGATTCCGCTTCATTCTGAGCACTCGCCTCTCTGTACCAAAAGTTCGGAGAAAGGGCACTTCTTGGTTTGATGTTTGATGACTAAGAGGAGTTGGGGGATATAGACTAcgctatgatcatgatgattacaaGGCGGTCGACATGTTGACGCTGTGGTAGAGAGCACGATCTTTGAACGAgaggtcatgggttcgatctgcgaccgagtcataccaaagacttctttaaaaaataaataagaatcgAACCATTTGCCTTTATGGAACAGTCAGCATAAACGATGGAAAATTATAACACTTTatcatgttatacatgtaccataacTAATTAGCAGACCAATACAGCGACGTAAAGCAgaccccaaaaaaaatgtctgtcTAATTTTATAGATGATgctgtatttttttgttatcgCGATGCGACATATTTTTATTCtcgatattttcaaacattgcaacaacaaaaaactgaATACATGAACATGTTAAACGGGCAAGTGTAAGTGTCttatttgtaaaagaaaaatatagagaaaaatgTACAACATCCATAATGTAACAACCCTGCAAACACAAGgcggatttgaaaaaaaaaacgacccTGTAGCAAAATCTCTTTAAACAAAGTAATTGCAACCATTTCTGATCCATCGTGCAAAAGCGTGAAAGAAACATATCATctgttcaaaataaatgaaatcataatgaagagtgttctcaaaatattaaaaattcaaagaattttCTCGAAATTCCTTGTAGGCTAACAAGTAGGAGGACACGTGCGCATTCAGAGGGATAACAATGGATTACGTTATGCAGTAGGAAGGGATTTTAAGATTCCGTTTTAATCCGATAGGGCAGATGTGTGAAACTACTTCATATTCTTAATCCTTTGATTCTTCATCTTGCATGTGAGACTTTGCCTTCAAGAAATTATACAGCAATTTACTTTAATATTCAATCACATTGAGCTAACAGCTGATAATAAGATATCGGTAtatatccatttggtctaataccgattcgtccaattaccaacccGTCTACTattatttggtctaccatcagttcgtccattatccacacatggtctaattgcgaTTTCGTCAATTCACCATTTCGTCTAGTAGCCAGTTGGTCAAACAGCCATTTAGTcgatttggtctaattggacttcgtgttaattgggcgaaatgaatgaaaagaaaattgacattAGACTAACTGGTTGTAAGGCGAAATGGTAACAGACGAACTGGAGAGTagacgaagtgattattggaccaaatggttattgcaccaaatggctgttagacgaaatattgatggacgaaatggcattagactagaTGAAGCTAGACCATGTGCTGAGTGGACGAGGTTGCAATAGACGAATCGACAGTTTACCATCGAGGTACATGGCCAAGCAAGaccacccttttttttttggggggggggtattcttctttcctcttaaacatcctcttcctccttttctatgatattattttcactaCAAAAAAACCTTTCCCCCTGTGCCCTCCATTGCATCACTCCTTGCCAGATATACGTTGCAATGATTCTAGATTGATGATTCTATAAATTAAGGTCATGTGATTTTCtcagggggggaggggggggcgtCTTCAAATAAGGGATTAGTTTTGGAGTTCAGTTTGTCGATGAGTTCAAGAGTGTGTCAAGAATGTAAGaatgtcagaaaaaaaatcaaaactattCTACGGCTTTCCCTGTATAAGGTTTCTCCgtgtattatttgaaaaaaagatacatCATGtgcatttacatgatttacagACAGATTTACATCCAATTGCATCAATCGTAATTATAATTGACTTGCAaaatttgtatatatgtatataatgtaGTGCATCACCGCGAGAGCTTTCCTATTCGAATAATGAattcatctttttatacttTTCTCTAATATAATTCGCTTATTTGCGAATAATTACTATGCATTatgtaaaaatatcaaatacagtattatatattatattgtgCCTTTCTTTCAGAAATGCTTACTTAATTTCATACCATATGATAtgcctttttatatgtatttacgAATTCACTGTGATATTATGCAATGTTTCATTA comes from the Lytechinus variegatus isolate NC3 chromosome 9, Lvar_3.0, whole genome shotgun sequence genome and includes:
- the LOC121420953 gene encoding DNA damage-regulated autophagy modulator protein 1-like, which encodes MACGIHRYNYLGILPIAMLVLSITMLVSAYIVAVTRGDVAFLFPYISDAASTAPQSCIFGQLLNMTALIVFAGVFVRFRQLASLVPPYYIKIKSMNIWGLVFGWISGFGMTLVANFQDSNVLIVHLIGAFLLFVMGTAYCVTHTIISYKLYPQYNTMLLCRLRLVITTTTAVSMIISIITGVIAEMLWYHTHGDHTRDRSQVHWGPEDGGYIPHLISAFAEWVMSIALMVFYLTYTKEFFNLQLHIMVSQCDLPDALWITCREVLSPPIRTPSQRPTRIRDGGDDEILDAEMAEEGVIPRPCCHRNSQESTRSTIPLHSEHSPLCTKSSEKGHFLV